A window of Theropithecus gelada isolate Dixy chromosome 14, Tgel_1.0, whole genome shotgun sequence contains these coding sequences:
- the ARFIP2 gene encoding arfaptin-2 isoform X1: MTDGILGKAATMEIPIHGNGEARQLPEDDGLEQDLQQVMVSGPNLNETSIVSGGYGGSGDGLIPTGKSISCAGREAWVGPQRCLVYLREAGVRELDPLGSGRHPSHSTTPAGPGDEVARGIAGEKFDIVKKWGINTYKCTKQLLSERFGRGSRTVDLELELQIELLRETKRKYESVLQLGRALTAHLYSLLQTQHALGDAFADLSQKSPELQEEFGYNAETQKLLCKNGETLLGAVNFFVSSINTLVTKTMEDTLMTVKQYEAARLEYDAYRTDLEELSLGPRDAGTRGRLESAQATFQAHRDKYEKLRGDVAIKLKFLEENKIKVMHKQLLLFHNAVSAYFAGNQKQLEQTLQQFNIKLRPPGAEKPSWLEEQ, encoded by the exons ATGACGGACGGGATCCTAGGGAAGGCAGCCACAATGGAGATCCCTATCCACGGGAACGGTGAAGCCAGGCAGCTTCCTGAAGATGATGGGCTGGAGCAG GACCTCCAGCAAGTGATGGTGTCAGGACCCAACCTCAATGAAACCAGCATTGTGTCTGGTGGCTATGGGGGCTCTGGTGATGGACTCATCCCCACAG GGAAGTCAATTTCATGTGCTGGGAGAGAAGCATGGGTGGGGCCACAGAGGTGTCTGGTGTATCTGAGAGAGGCTGGTGTCAGAGAACTTGATCCTTTAGGGTCTGGCCGCCATCCATCTCACAGCACCACTCCTGCTGGCCCTGGAGATGAGGTGGCTCGGGGCATTGCTGGAGAAAAGTTTGACATCGTCAAGAAATGGGGCATCAACACCTATAAG TGCACAAAGCAACTGTTATCAGAACGATTTGGTCGAGGCTCACGGACTGTGGACCTGGAGCTAGAGCTGCAGATTGAGTTGCTGCGTGAGACGAAGCGCAAGTATGAGAGTGTCCTGCAGCTGGGCCGGGCACTGACAGCCCACCTCTACAGCCTGCTGCAGACCCAGCATGCACTAGGTGATGCCTTTGCTGACCTCAGCCAGAAGTCCCCAGAGCTTCAG GAGGAGTTTGGCTACAATGCAGAAACACAGAAACTGCTATGCAAGAATGGGGAAACACTGCTAGGAGCTGTGAACTTCTTTGTCTCTAGCATCAACACACTGGTCACCAAGACCATGGAAGACACGCTCATGACTGTGAAACAGTATGAGGCTGCCAG gctggaatatgaTGCCTACCGAACAGACTTAGAGGAGCTGAGCCTAGGCCCCCGGGATGCAGGGACACGTGGTCGACTCGAGAGTGCCCAGGCCACTTTCCAGGCCCATCGGGACAAGTATGAGAAGCTGCGGGGAGATGTGGCCATCAAGCTCAAGTTCCTGGAAGAAAACAAG ATCAAGGTGATGCACAAGCAGCTGCTGCTCTTCCACAATGCCGTGTCCGCCTACTTTGCTGGGAACCAGAAACAGCTGGAGCAGACCCTGCAGCAGTTCAACATCAAGCTTCGGCCTCCAGGAGCTGAGAAACCCTCCTGGCTAGAGGAGCAGTGA
- the ARFIP2 gene encoding arfaptin-2 isoform X5, translated as MVSGPNLNETSIVSGGYGGSGDGLIPTGSGRHPSHSTTPAGPGDEVARGIAGEKFDIVKKWGINTYKCTKQLLSERFGRGSRTVDLELELQIELLRETKRKYESVLQLGRALTAHLYSLLQTQHALGDAFADLSQKSPELQEEFGYNAETQKLLCKNGETLLGAVNFFVSSINTLVTKTMEDTLMTVKQYEAARLEYDAYRTDLEELSLGPRDAGTRGRLESAQATFQAHRDKYEKLRGDVAIKLKFLEENKIKVMHKQLLLFHNAVSAYFAGNQKQLEQTLQQFNIKLRPPGAEKPSWLEEQ; from the exons ATGGTGTCAGGACCCAACCTCAATGAAACCAGCATTGTGTCTGGTGGCTATGGGGGCTCTGGTGATGGACTCATCCCCACAG GGTCTGGCCGCCATCCATCTCACAGCACCACTCCTGCTGGCCCTGGAGATGAGGTGGCTCGGGGCATTGCTGGAGAAAAGTTTGACATCGTCAAGAAATGGGGCATCAACACCTATAAG TGCACAAAGCAACTGTTATCAGAACGATTTGGTCGAGGCTCACGGACTGTGGACCTGGAGCTAGAGCTGCAGATTGAGTTGCTGCGTGAGACGAAGCGCAAGTATGAGAGTGTCCTGCAGCTGGGCCGGGCACTGACAGCCCACCTCTACAGCCTGCTGCAGACCCAGCATGCACTAGGTGATGCCTTTGCTGACCTCAGCCAGAAGTCCCCAGAGCTTCAG GAGGAGTTTGGCTACAATGCAGAAACACAGAAACTGCTATGCAAGAATGGGGAAACACTGCTAGGAGCTGTGAACTTCTTTGTCTCTAGCATCAACACACTGGTCACCAAGACCATGGAAGACACGCTCATGACTGTGAAACAGTATGAGGCTGCCAG gctggaatatgaTGCCTACCGAACAGACTTAGAGGAGCTGAGCCTAGGCCCCCGGGATGCAGGGACACGTGGTCGACTCGAGAGTGCCCAGGCCACTTTCCAGGCCCATCGGGACAAGTATGAGAAGCTGCGGGGAGATGTGGCCATCAAGCTCAAGTTCCTGGAAGAAAACAAG ATCAAGGTGATGCACAAGCAGCTGCTGCTCTTCCACAATGCCGTGTCCGCCTACTTTGCTGGGAACCAGAAACAGCTGGAGCAGACCCTGCAGCAGTTCAACATCAAGCTTCGGCCTCCAGGAGCTGAGAAACCCTCCTGGCTAGAGGAGCAGTGA
- the ARFIP2 gene encoding arfaptin-2 isoform X2 — protein sequence MTDGILGKAATMEIPIHGNGEARQLPEDDGLEQDLQQVMVSGPNLNETSIVSGGYGGSGDGLIPTGSGRHPSHSTTPAGPGDEVARGIAGEKFDIVKKWGINTYKCTKQLLSERFGRGSRTVDLELELQIELLRETKRKYESVLQLGRALTAHLYSLLQTQHALGDAFADLSQKSPELQEEFGYNAETQKLLCKNGETLLGAVNFFVSSINTLVTKTMEDTLMTVKQYEAARLEYDAYRTDLEELSLGPRDAGTRGRLESAQATFQAHRDKYEKLRGDVAIKLKFLEENKIKVMHKQLLLFHNAVSAYFAGNQKQLEQTLQQFNIKLRPPGAEKPSWLEEQ from the exons ATGACGGACGGGATCCTAGGGAAGGCAGCCACAATGGAGATCCCTATCCACGGGAACGGTGAAGCCAGGCAGCTTCCTGAAGATGATGGGCTGGAGCAG GACCTCCAGCAAGTGATGGTGTCAGGACCCAACCTCAATGAAACCAGCATTGTGTCTGGTGGCTATGGGGGCTCTGGTGATGGACTCATCCCCACAG GGTCTGGCCGCCATCCATCTCACAGCACCACTCCTGCTGGCCCTGGAGATGAGGTGGCTCGGGGCATTGCTGGAGAAAAGTTTGACATCGTCAAGAAATGGGGCATCAACACCTATAAG TGCACAAAGCAACTGTTATCAGAACGATTTGGTCGAGGCTCACGGACTGTGGACCTGGAGCTAGAGCTGCAGATTGAGTTGCTGCGTGAGACGAAGCGCAAGTATGAGAGTGTCCTGCAGCTGGGCCGGGCACTGACAGCCCACCTCTACAGCCTGCTGCAGACCCAGCATGCACTAGGTGATGCCTTTGCTGACCTCAGCCAGAAGTCCCCAGAGCTTCAG GAGGAGTTTGGCTACAATGCAGAAACACAGAAACTGCTATGCAAGAATGGGGAAACACTGCTAGGAGCTGTGAACTTCTTTGTCTCTAGCATCAACACACTGGTCACCAAGACCATGGAAGACACGCTCATGACTGTGAAACAGTATGAGGCTGCCAG gctggaatatgaTGCCTACCGAACAGACTTAGAGGAGCTGAGCCTAGGCCCCCGGGATGCAGGGACACGTGGTCGACTCGAGAGTGCCCAGGCCACTTTCCAGGCCCATCGGGACAAGTATGAGAAGCTGCGGGGAGATGTGGCCATCAAGCTCAAGTTCCTGGAAGAAAACAAG ATCAAGGTGATGCACAAGCAGCTGCTGCTCTTCCACAATGCCGTGTCCGCCTACTTTGCTGGGAACCAGAAACAGCTGGAGCAGACCCTGCAGCAGTTCAACATCAAGCTTCGGCCTCCAGGAGCTGAGAAACCCTCCTGGCTAGAGGAGCAGTGA
- the ARFIP2 gene encoding arfaptin-2 isoform X3, translated as MTDGILGKAATMEIPIHGNGEARQLPEDDGLEQDLQQVMVSGPNLNETSIVSGGYGGSGDGLIPTGSGRHPSHSTTPAGPGDEVARGIAGEKFDIVKKWGINTYKCTKQLLSERFGRGSRTVDLELELQIELLRETKRKYESVLQLGRALTAHLYSLLQTQHALGDAFADLSQKSPELQEFGYNAETQKLLCKNGETLLGAVNFFVSSINTLVTKTMEDTLMTVKQYEAARLEYDAYRTDLEELSLGPRDAGTRGRLESAQATFQAHRDKYEKLRGDVAIKLKFLEENKIKVMHKQLLLFHNAVSAYFAGNQKQLEQTLQQFNIKLRPPGAEKPSWLEEQ; from the exons ATGACGGACGGGATCCTAGGGAAGGCAGCCACAATGGAGATCCCTATCCACGGGAACGGTGAAGCCAGGCAGCTTCCTGAAGATGATGGGCTGGAGCAG GACCTCCAGCAAGTGATGGTGTCAGGACCCAACCTCAATGAAACCAGCATTGTGTCTGGTGGCTATGGGGGCTCTGGTGATGGACTCATCCCCACAG GGTCTGGCCGCCATCCATCTCACAGCACCACTCCTGCTGGCCCTGGAGATGAGGTGGCTCGGGGCATTGCTGGAGAAAAGTTTGACATCGTCAAGAAATGGGGCATCAACACCTATAAG TGCACAAAGCAACTGTTATCAGAACGATTTGGTCGAGGCTCACGGACTGTGGACCTGGAGCTAGAGCTGCAGATTGAGTTGCTGCGTGAGACGAAGCGCAAGTATGAGAGTGTCCTGCAGCTGGGCCGGGCACTGACAGCCCACCTCTACAGCCTGCTGCAGACCCAGCATGCACTAGGTGATGCCTTTGCTGACCTCAGCCAGAAGTCCCCAGAGCTTCAG GAGTTTGGCTACAATGCAGAAACACAGAAACTGCTATGCAAGAATGGGGAAACACTGCTAGGAGCTGTGAACTTCTTTGTCTCTAGCATCAACACACTGGTCACCAAGACCATGGAAGACACGCTCATGACTGTGAAACAGTATGAGGCTGCCAG gctggaatatgaTGCCTACCGAACAGACTTAGAGGAGCTGAGCCTAGGCCCCCGGGATGCAGGGACACGTGGTCGACTCGAGAGTGCCCAGGCCACTTTCCAGGCCCATCGGGACAAGTATGAGAAGCTGCGGGGAGATGTGGCCATCAAGCTCAAGTTCCTGGAAGAAAACAAG ATCAAGGTGATGCACAAGCAGCTGCTGCTCTTCCACAATGCCGTGTCCGCCTACTTTGCTGGGAACCAGAAACAGCTGGAGCAGACCCTGCAGCAGTTCAACATCAAGCTTCGGCCTCCAGGAGCTGAGAAACCCTCCTGGCTAGAGGAGCAGTGA
- the ARFIP2 gene encoding arfaptin-2 isoform X4, protein MTDGILGKAATMEIPIHGNGEARQLPEDDGLEQDLQQVMVSGPNLNETSIVSGGYGGSGDGLIPTDEVARGIAGEKFDIVKKWGINTYKCTKQLLSERFGRGSRTVDLELELQIELLRETKRKYESVLQLGRALTAHLYSLLQTQHALGDAFADLSQKSPELQEEFGYNAETQKLLCKNGETLLGAVNFFVSSINTLVTKTMEDTLMTVKQYEAARLEYDAYRTDLEELSLGPRDAGTRGRLESAQATFQAHRDKYEKLRGDVAIKLKFLEENKIKVMHKQLLLFHNAVSAYFAGNQKQLEQTLQQFNIKLRPPGAEKPSWLEEQ, encoded by the exons ATGACGGACGGGATCCTAGGGAAGGCAGCCACAATGGAGATCCCTATCCACGGGAACGGTGAAGCCAGGCAGCTTCCTGAAGATGATGGGCTGGAGCAG GACCTCCAGCAAGTGATGGTGTCAGGACCCAACCTCAATGAAACCAGCATTGTGTCTGGTGGCTATGGGGGCTCTGGTGATGGACTCATCCCCACAG ATGAGGTGGCTCGGGGCATTGCTGGAGAAAAGTTTGACATCGTCAAGAAATGGGGCATCAACACCTATAAG TGCACAAAGCAACTGTTATCAGAACGATTTGGTCGAGGCTCACGGACTGTGGACCTGGAGCTAGAGCTGCAGATTGAGTTGCTGCGTGAGACGAAGCGCAAGTATGAGAGTGTCCTGCAGCTGGGCCGGGCACTGACAGCCCACCTCTACAGCCTGCTGCAGACCCAGCATGCACTAGGTGATGCCTTTGCTGACCTCAGCCAGAAGTCCCCAGAGCTTCAG GAGGAGTTTGGCTACAATGCAGAAACACAGAAACTGCTATGCAAGAATGGGGAAACACTGCTAGGAGCTGTGAACTTCTTTGTCTCTAGCATCAACACACTGGTCACCAAGACCATGGAAGACACGCTCATGACTGTGAAACAGTATGAGGCTGCCAG gctggaatatgaTGCCTACCGAACAGACTTAGAGGAGCTGAGCCTAGGCCCCCGGGATGCAGGGACACGTGGTCGACTCGAGAGTGCCCAGGCCACTTTCCAGGCCCATCGGGACAAGTATGAGAAGCTGCGGGGAGATGTGGCCATCAAGCTCAAGTTCCTGGAAGAAAACAAG ATCAAGGTGATGCACAAGCAGCTGCTGCTCTTCCACAATGCCGTGTCCGCCTACTTTGCTGGGAACCAGAAACAGCTGGAGCAGACCCTGCAGCAGTTCAACATCAAGCTTCGGCCTCCAGGAGCTGAGAAACCCTCCTGGCTAGAGGAGCAGTGA
- the ARFIP2 gene encoding arfaptin-2 isoform X6 gives MKPALCLVAMGALVMDSSPQCTKQLLSERFGRGSRTVDLELELQIELLRETKRKYESVLQLGRALTAHLYSLLQTQHALGDAFADLSQKSPELQEEFGYNAETQKLLCKNGETLLGAVNFFVSSINTLVTKTMEDTLMTVKQYEAARLEYDAYRTDLEELSLGPRDAGTRGRLESAQATFQAHRDKYEKLRGDVAIKLKFLEENKIKVMHKQLLLFHNAVSAYFAGNQKQLEQTLQQFNIKLRPPGAEKPSWLEEQ, from the exons ATGAAACCAGCATTGTGTCTGGTGGCTATGGGGGCTCTGGTGATGGACTCATCCCCACAG TGCACAAAGCAACTGTTATCAGAACGATTTGGTCGAGGCTCACGGACTGTGGACCTGGAGCTAGAGCTGCAGATTGAGTTGCTGCGTGAGACGAAGCGCAAGTATGAGAGTGTCCTGCAGCTGGGCCGGGCACTGACAGCCCACCTCTACAGCCTGCTGCAGACCCAGCATGCACTAGGTGATGCCTTTGCTGACCTCAGCCAGAAGTCCCCAGAGCTTCAG GAGGAGTTTGGCTACAATGCAGAAACACAGAAACTGCTATGCAAGAATGGGGAAACACTGCTAGGAGCTGTGAACTTCTTTGTCTCTAGCATCAACACACTGGTCACCAAGACCATGGAAGACACGCTCATGACTGTGAAACAGTATGAGGCTGCCAG gctggaatatgaTGCCTACCGAACAGACTTAGAGGAGCTGAGCCTAGGCCCCCGGGATGCAGGGACACGTGGTCGACTCGAGAGTGCCCAGGCCACTTTCCAGGCCCATCGGGACAAGTATGAGAAGCTGCGGGGAGATGTGGCCATCAAGCTCAAGTTCCTGGAAGAAAACAAG ATCAAGGTGATGCACAAGCAGCTGCTGCTCTTCCACAATGCCGTGTCCGCCTACTTTGCTGGGAACCAGAAACAGCTGGAGCAGACCCTGCAGCAGTTCAACATCAAGCTTCGGCCTCCAGGAGCTGAGAAACCCTCCTGGCTAGAGGAGCAGTGA